A stretch of the Saprospiraceae bacterium genome encodes the following:
- the tuf gene encoding elongation factor Tu — protein MAKETFNRSKPHVNIGTIGHVDHGKTTLTSAITSVLAEQGLAQKKDYDSIDNAPEEKERGITINTAHVEYETKNRHYAHVDCPGHADYVKNMVTGAAQMDGAILVVAATDGPMPQTREHILLARQVGVPRIVVFMNKVDLVDDPEMLDLVEMEVRELLDKYEYKGDISVIKGSALKALEGEASGKQAIYDLMEAVDKEIPEPVRLVDQPFLMPVEDVFSITGRGTVATGRIERGVIKVGENVEIIGMMPPGSKPLTSTCTGVEMFRKLLDRGEAGDNAGILLRGIEKDDIRRGMVICAPNSVKPHMKFKCEVYVLSKDEGGRHTPFFKGYRPQFYFRTTDVTGECLLPEGVEMVMPGDNISLEVTLINPIAMEKGLRFAIREGGRTVGAGQVTEILD, from the coding sequence ATGGCAAAGGAAACATTTAATCGGTCGAAGCCTCACGTCAACATAGGAACCATCGGTCACGTTGACCACGGTAAAACAACATTGACTTCGGCTATAACATCCGTTCTGGCAGAACAAGGATTGGCTCAGAAAAAAGATTATGACTCAATCGACAACGCTCCAGAAGAAAAGGAGAGAGGTATTACCATTAATACTGCACACGTTGAGTACGAAACAAAAAACAGACACTACGCACACGTAGATTGTCCGGGTCACGCGGATTATGTTAAAAACATGGTTACGGGTGCTGCTCAAATGGACGGTGCGATTTTGGTGGTTGCTGCAACTGACGGTCCTATGCCACAAACCCGTGAGCACATTCTTTTGGCTCGTCAGGTAGGTGTACCTAGAATTGTGGTTTTTATGAATAAAGTGGACTTAGTTGATGATCCTGAGATGTTGGATTTAGTTGAAATGGAAGTACGCGAGTTATTAGATAAATACGAGTATAAAGGAGATATTTCTGTTATTAAAGGTTCTGCTTTAAAAGCATTGGAAGGAGAAGCTTCTGGAAAACAAGCTATTTATGACTTAATGGAAGCTGTGGATAAAGAAATTCCAGAACCAGTTCGTTTGGTGGATCAACCATTTTTGATGCCTGTTGAAGACGTATTCTCGATTACTGGTCGTGGTACTGTTGCTACTGGAAGAATTGAGAGAGGGGTTATTAAAGTAGGTGAAAACGTTGAAATTATTGGTATGATGCCTCCAGGTTCTAAGCCACTTACTTCAACTTGTACAGGGGTTGAAATGTTCCGTAAATTATTGGATCGTGGTGAAGCTGGTGATAATGCAGGTATCTTATTAAGAGGTATAGAGAAAGATGATATCAGAAGAGGTATGGTTATTTGTGCTCCAAATTCTGTTAAGCCTCACATGAAATTTAAATGTGAAGTGTACGTATTATCAAAAGATGAAGGAGGTCGCCATACGCCATTCTTTAAAGGTTACAGACCACAGTTCTATTTCAGAACTACAGATGTAACTGGAGAATGTTTACTACCAGAAGGTGTAGAAATGGTTATGCCTGGTGATAATATTTCTTTGGAGGTTACTTTAATTAACCCAATTGCAATGGAGAAAGGTCTTCGTTTTGCAATCCGGGAAGGTGGCCGTACCGTAGGTGCAGGTCAGGTAACAGAAATATTGGATTAA
- the secE gene encoding preprotein translocase subunit SecE has protein sequence MDKILLYLKESYNELMEKVSWPTRQNLVDSAKVVVVSALMLAVVVFAMDFVVNQILSFIYSL, from the coding sequence ATGGATAAAATCTTATTGTATTTAAAAGAGAGTTACAATGAGCTAATGGAAAAAGTTTCCTGGCCCACACGTCAAAACCTGGTAGATTCTGCTAAGGTTGTTGTGGTTTCAGCACTTATGTTAGCCGTAGTTGTCTTTGCAATGGACTTTGTAGTAAACCAGATTCTGAGTTTTATCTACAGTTTATAA
- the nusG gene encoding transcription termination/antitermination factor NusG, translating to MSNDKRWYSLRVISGKEKKIRERLELEVNRSGWTDIISQVIVPSEKVYKIRNGKKVIMERNILPGYLLVEALPSKLSGEIVQHITNMPDIIHFLGKNNPIPMTQVEANRMLGKVDESQEVGETMIEPFIIGETIKIIDGPFNDFVGDIKEVNEEKKKVKVIVKIFGRGTEVELNFMQVEKTN from the coding sequence ATGAGCAACGATAAAAGGTGGTATTCCTTGCGGGTAATAAGCGGAAAAGAAAAGAAAATTCGCGAACGTTTAGAACTAGAAGTAAACCGTTCCGGATGGACTGATATCATTTCGCAGGTAATAGTACCTTCGGAAAAAGTGTATAAGATCAGGAATGGCAAGAAAGTAATCATGGAACGCAATATTCTACCTGGCTATTTATTGGTAGAAGCATTGCCCTCCAAATTAAGTGGTGAAATAGTTCAACACATTACTAACATGCCAGATATTATTCATTTTCTTGGAAAGAATAATCCGATTCCAATGACTCAGGTTGAAGCCAACCGGATGCTTGGGAAAGTCGATGAATCCCAGGAAGTTGGAGAAACTATGATCGAACCATTTATCATTGGAGAAACTATTAAAATTATTGATGGTCCATTCAATGATTTTGTTGGGGACATCAAAGAAGTAAATGAAGAAAAAAAGAAAGTAAAAGTAATAGTAAAAATATTCGGCCGGGGTACAGAAGTCGAATTGAATTTTATGCAAGTTGAAAAAACGAATTAA
- the rplK gene encoding 50S ribosomal protein L11 translates to MAKEIEGFIKLQVKGGQANPAPPVGPALGSKGVNIMEFCKRFNAKTQDQPGKLLPVVITLFKDKSFDFVVKSPPAAIQLLEAAKLKGGSPEPNRKKVGSVSWEQVEAIAKDKMVDLNAFTMESAMKMVAGTARSMGLTVSGSAPWQN, encoded by the coding sequence ATGGCTAAAGAAATTGAAGGTTTTATAAAATTACAAGTAAAGGGCGGACAAGCAAATCCAGCACCTCCGGTAGGACCTGCATTGGGTTCCAAAGGGGTGAATATCATGGAATTTTGCAAACGTTTTAATGCAAAAACACAAGATCAACCTGGCAAATTATTGCCTGTTGTAATCACTCTATTTAAAGATAAGTCGTTTGATTTTGTTGTTAAATCACCTCCGGCAGCAATCCAATTATTGGAAGCAGCTAAATTGAAAGGTGGTTCACCGGAACCTAACCGTAAAAAAGTAGGATCTGTAAGTTGGGAACAAGTAGAAGCAATTGCAAAAGACAAAATGGTTGATTTAAATGCTTTTACAATGGAATCAGCCATGAAAATGGTTGCAGGAACTGCCAGAAGTATGGGATTGACAGTATCTGGTTCAGCTCCTTGGCAAAACTAA
- a CDS encoding 50S ribosomal protein L1 has protein sequence MGQLTKKRKQINGKVDPKKLYNIEDACALVKEVNTTKFDASVDLHIRLGVDPRKPDQAIRGTVTLPNGTGKTKRVLVLCTPDKEAEAKAAGADYVGLDEYIQKIEGGWTDIDIIVAMPTVMAKLGKIGKILGPRGLMPNPKTGTVTMDLAGAINDVKGGKIAFRVDKFGIIHASIGRVSFTPQKLKENSNELLHAINKLKPSSAKGAYFRSISMASTMSPGIAIDTREVH, from the coding sequence ATGGGACAATTAACAAAAAAAAGAAAACAGATTAACGGGAAAGTAGATCCTAAAAAACTCTACAACATTGAGGATGCTTGTGCATTAGTTAAAGAAGTCAATACCACGAAATTTGATGCATCTGTAGATTTACACATTCGTTTAGGGGTAGATCCTCGTAAACCAGATCAAGCGATTCGTGGCACCGTGACACTTCCAAACGGTACCGGAAAAACGAAGCGAGTTTTAGTACTCTGCACACCTGATAAAGAGGCTGAAGCAAAAGCTGCTGGAGCAGATTACGTAGGTTTGGATGAATACATTCAGAAAATAGAAGGTGGATGGACGGATATTGATATCATCGTTGCAATGCCTACTGTGATGGCTAAGCTTGGAAAAATCGGTAAGATATTAGGCCCAAGAGGTTTGATGCCTAATCCAAAAACAGGCACAGTTACAATGGATTTGGCAGGTGCAATCAATGATGTTAAGGGAGGTAAAATTGCTTTCCGGGTAGATAAATTTGGTATTATCCATGCATCCATTGGACGTGTATCTTTTACACCCCAAAAGTTAAAAGAAAATAGTAATGAATTACTTCACGCTATTAATAAGTTAAAACCATCTTCAGCAAAAGGTGCTTATTTTAGAAGTATCTCTATGGCTTCAACAATGAGTCCTGGAATTGCCATTGACACCAGAGAGGTTCATTAA
- a CDS encoding 50S ribosomal protein L10, protein MTKEDKSLAIQELKEKFANAQFFYVTDSSTLTVEKINQFRRKCFEQGIEMRVVKNTLAVKALQSLEAERGFAPLYSAFEGPSSVLFTENAASPARIIKEFRENSERPLLKAAYIDSAVFTGDDQLKVLVALKTKEELIGDIIFILKSPATNVIGALKSGGQKIAGIVKALEERASA, encoded by the coding sequence ATGACTAAAGAAGATAAATCATTAGCAATTCAGGAACTGAAAGAAAAATTTGCCAATGCGCAGTTTTTTTATGTAACAGATTCTTCCACCTTGACGGTTGAAAAAATCAATCAGTTTCGGAGAAAGTGTTTTGAACAAGGCATTGAAATGCGAGTAGTAAAAAATACACTTGCTGTTAAAGCACTTCAGAGCTTAGAAGCAGAACGCGGATTTGCACCATTATATAGTGCATTTGAAGGACCATCTTCTGTTTTATTTACAGAAAATGCAGCTTCTCCGGCTAGAATAATTAAAGAATTTCGTGAAAATTCAGAGAGACCGCTTTTAAAAGCTGCATACATTGATTCAGCTGTTTTTACCGGAGATGATCAATTGAAAGTGTTGGTCGCCCTAAAAACAAAAGAGGAATTAATCGGAGATATTATATTCATTTTGAAATCACCTGCAACCAATGTCATTGGTGCTTTGAAATCTGGCGGACAAAAAATTGCCGGAATCGTAAAAGCGCTTGAAGAACGTGCAAGTGCTTGA
- the rplL gene encoding 50S ribosomal protein L7/L12, translating to MVDVNALADQLVNLTIKEVNDLASVLKDKYGIEPAAAAVAVAAPAGGGAAAAAAEKTEFDVILKSGGANKLNVIKEVKNLLNLGLKEAKDLVDGAPSTLKQAVSKEEANSLKDTLTAAGAEIEVK from the coding sequence ATGGTAGATGTAAATGCTTTAGCAGATCAGTTAGTAAATCTTACTATTAAAGAAGTAAATGATCTGGCTTCTGTATTAAAGGACAAGTACGGTATTGAACCGGCTGCTGCTGCTGTTGCTGTTGCTGCACCTGCTGGTGGTGGCGCTGCTGCTGCTGCTGCAGAAAAAACTGAATTTGATGTAATCCTCAAATCAGGCGGTGCAAATAAACTTAACGTAATTAAAGAAGTTAAAAACTTATTGAACTTAGGTCTTAAAGAAGCAAAAGACCTGGTTGATGGAGCTCCATCAACTTTGAAGCAAGCTGTATCAAAAGAAGAAGCGAATTCTTTGAAAGATACCTTGACTGCTGCTGGTGCTGAAATTGAAGTAAAATAA
- the rpoB gene encoding DNA-directed RNA polymerase subunit beta, which translates to MASTALKPQLRSRHNFGKAPLHVPYPDFLEIQLKSFKEFFQLETTPDKRINEGLFKVFKENFPISDARSIFVLEFLDYYVDPPRYTIDECVQRGLTFSVPLKARLRLSCNDEEHVDFKTIEQDVFLGNIPYMTPKGTFVINGAERVVVSQLHRSPGVFFSQTYHPNGTKIFSARVIPFKGAWMEFATDINLVMYAYIDRKKKFPVTTLLRAIGYTSDKDILHLFNLAEEIKATQKDLKKAVGRKLAARILKRWTEDFVDEDTGELVTVERNEIILERDTILDEDNIKMISEASVDNIILQREDITEDYSIIYNTLQKDPSSSEMEAVIHIYRQLRGSDPPDDDTARGIIDKLFFSDKRYNLGEVGRYKINKKLNLKASMDTLVLTKEDITEIVKYLISLINQKAELDDIDHLSNRRVRTVGEQLFAQFGVGLARMARTIRERMNVRDNEVFTPIDLINARTLSSVINSFFGTSQLSQFLDQTNPLSEITHKRRISALGPGGLSRERAGFEVRDVHYSHYGRLCTIETPEGPNIGLISTLCVHAKINSMGFLETPYWKVDAGKVNIKNGIQYLSAEEEDYAKIAQANVPVDKKGDFQIQKVKGREHGEFPVLEPLELEFMDVAPNQIVGVSASLIPFLENDDANRALMGSNMQRQAVPLIRPHAPIVGTGLEAKVAHDSRMLITAEGDGAVEFVDATKIVIRYDRNDEENLVSFEENVKEYSLTKFARTNQATCINLKPIVKKGDRVSLGTILSDGYATENGELALGQNLQVAFMPWKGYNFEDAIVISERVIQEDIFTSIHIESFELEVRDTKLGEEELTNDIPNVSEEATKDLDENGIIRIGANVEEGDILIGKITPKGETDPTPEEKLLRAIFGDKAGDVKDASLKVPPSIEGVVIDKQLYARAKKDKFQKVQEKDLLTRLDDKHAVALNELKTILIDKLLKLIKDQLSSGVKSIYGEELIAKGSKYTNPLLKKIDFTKVDYFGWTKDTEKNQSVSKLLHNYNIKVNEEIGKYKREKFNISIGDELPAGVLKLAKVYIAKKRKLKVGDKLAGRHGNKGIVSKIVRVEDMPFLEDGSPVDIVLNPLGVPSRMNLGQIFETVLGWAGKKLGVHFATPIFDGATIHDIYAHIEKAELPQFGQTYLYDGETGDRFHQQATVGVIYMLKLSHMVDDKMHARSIGPYSLITQQPLGGKAQFGGQRFGEMEVWALEAFGAANILRELLTIKSDDIIGRAKAYEAIVKGDNLPEPNIPESFNVLIHELRGLVLDVKFE; encoded by the coding sequence ATGGCTTCAACTGCATTAAAACCACAACTGAGATCACGGCACAACTTTGGAAAAGCACCCCTACACGTACCTTATCCTGACTTTCTGGAAATTCAACTTAAATCATTTAAAGAGTTTTTCCAGCTGGAAACAACGCCTGATAAAAGGATTAATGAGGGGTTGTTTAAAGTATTCAAGGAGAATTTTCCAATATCAGATGCTAGAAGCATTTTTGTTCTGGAATTTCTTGATTACTACGTGGATCCACCTCGATATACAATCGATGAGTGCGTTCAAAGAGGATTGACTTTTTCAGTTCCACTAAAAGCGAGGTTGCGTCTATCTTGTAATGACGAAGAGCACGTAGACTTTAAAACGATTGAGCAGGATGTATTTTTAGGAAACATTCCGTACATGACTCCAAAAGGCACGTTTGTAATTAATGGTGCAGAGCGTGTGGTTGTTTCACAGTTGCATCGTTCTCCAGGTGTATTTTTTAGTCAAACCTACCATCCAAATGGTACAAAAATATTTTCAGCGCGGGTAATTCCTTTCAAAGGAGCCTGGATGGAATTTGCAACAGATATAAATCTGGTCATGTATGCTTACATTGACCGTAAAAAGAAATTTCCTGTTACCACTTTATTACGTGCAATCGGATACACTTCTGATAAGGATATTTTGCATTTATTTAATCTTGCTGAAGAAATCAAAGCAACTCAAAAAGATCTAAAAAAAGCAGTTGGCCGTAAATTAGCTGCCCGGATTTTGAAGCGATGGACTGAAGATTTTGTTGATGAGGATACCGGTGAATTAGTTACTGTTGAACGTAATGAAATCATTCTGGAACGGGATACCATTTTGGATGAGGACAATATCAAAATGATCAGTGAAGCTTCTGTTGATAATATTATCCTTCAACGTGAGGATATCACTGAAGATTATTCTATAATTTACAATACCCTGCAAAAGGATCCTTCCAGTTCTGAAATGGAAGCGGTGATCCATATCTATCGCCAGTTAAGAGGATCTGATCCACCGGATGATGATACAGCACGTGGAATCATTGATAAACTCTTTTTCTCAGACAAACGTTACAACCTGGGAGAAGTAGGTCGATATAAAATCAATAAGAAGTTAAATCTAAAGGCATCCATGGATACCTTGGTATTAACAAAAGAAGATATCACAGAAATAGTAAAATATTTAATCTCGCTGATTAACCAAAAGGCTGAGTTGGATGATATCGATCATTTAAGTAACAGAAGAGTGCGCACCGTTGGAGAACAATTGTTTGCTCAATTTGGTGTTGGATTGGCAAGGATGGCTCGTACCATACGTGAACGTATGAATGTTCGGGATAATGAGGTGTTTACACCCATAGACCTGATCAATGCCAGAACCTTGTCTTCTGTTATCAATTCATTTTTTGGTACGAGTCAATTGTCTCAATTTTTAGATCAAACAAACCCGCTTTCTGAAATAACACACAAACGCAGAATTTCTGCATTAGGGCCAGGTGGTTTATCCAGAGAGCGTGCAGGCTTTGAGGTACGGGACGTACATTATTCACATTATGGCCGTTTGTGTACCATTGAAACACCAGAGGGACCAAACATTGGATTGATTTCAACACTTTGTGTGCATGCAAAAATTAATTCCATGGGATTTTTGGAAACTCCCTATTGGAAAGTTGATGCTGGTAAAGTGAATATTAAAAACGGCATTCAATATTTGTCTGCAGAAGAAGAGGATTATGCAAAAATTGCCCAGGCAAATGTTCCGGTTGATAAAAAAGGAGATTTCCAGATACAAAAAGTAAAGGGACGCGAACATGGAGAATTTCCAGTACTCGAGCCACTTGAATTGGAATTCATGGATGTCGCTCCAAATCAAATTGTTGGGGTTTCTGCATCTTTAATTCCATTTTTGGAAAATGATGATGCGAATCGTGCATTGATGGGATCTAACATGCAACGTCAGGCAGTGCCATTAATTCGACCACATGCACCGATCGTTGGAACGGGATTGGAAGCGAAAGTTGCTCATGATTCCAGGATGTTGATTACTGCAGAAGGGGATGGAGCTGTTGAATTTGTTGATGCAACTAAAATCGTAATACGTTATGACCGGAATGATGAAGAAAATCTGGTTTCTTTTGAAGAAAACGTAAAAGAATATTCATTAACAAAGTTTGCCCGTACCAATCAGGCAACATGTATAAACCTAAAGCCAATTGTAAAGAAAGGAGATCGGGTTTCATTAGGTACAATTCTTTCTGATGGATATGCAACTGAAAATGGTGAATTGGCATTAGGCCAAAATTTGCAAGTAGCCTTCATGCCTTGGAAAGGTTACAACTTTGAAGATGCGATTGTAATTTCTGAGCGAGTAATTCAAGAAGATATTTTCACTTCAATTCACATTGAAAGTTTTGAACTTGAAGTTCGGGATACAAAATTAGGAGAAGAAGAATTAACGAATGACATTCCAAACGTTAGTGAAGAAGCTACAAAGGATTTGGATGAAAATGGAATTATCAGAATTGGTGCAAATGTTGAAGAAGGTGATATATTGATTGGAAAAATTACTCCAAAGGGAGAAACAGATCCTACACCTGAAGAGAAATTATTGCGAGCCATCTTTGGTGATAAAGCAGGAGACGTTAAAGATGCTTCATTAAAAGTACCTCCTTCCATTGAAGGAGTCGTTATTGATAAGCAACTTTATGCTCGTGCTAAAAAAGATAAGTTTCAAAAAGTACAGGAGAAAGATTTATTGACGCGATTGGATGATAAACATGCTGTTGCATTAAATGAATTAAAAACCATCCTGATTGATAAATTATTAAAGCTGATAAAAGATCAACTTTCTTCCGGTGTTAAAAGCATTTATGGTGAAGAGTTGATAGCCAAAGGATCAAAGTATACCAATCCGTTATTAAAGAAAATTGATTTCACAAAAGTTGATTATTTTGGTTGGACTAAAGACACTGAAAAAAATCAATCCGTTTCTAAATTGCTTCACAACTATAATATTAAAGTGAATGAAGAAATTGGAAAATACAAACGGGAGAAATTTAATATCAGTATAGGGGATGAATTACCTGCTGGAGTTTTGAAGCTTGCAAAAGTTTATATTGCAAAGAAAAGAAAACTTAAAGTAGGTGATAAATTAGCTGGTCGCCATGGTAACAAAGGTATAGTTTCTAAAATTGTACGTGTAGAAGATATGCCGTTCCTGGAAGATGGTTCACCGGTTGATATTGTTTTGAATCCACTTGGGGTACCTTCAAGGATGAACCTTGGTCAGATATTTGAAACGGTATTGGGTTGGGCTGGAAAGAAATTGGGTGTTCATTTTGCAACACCGATTTTTGATGGAGCAACCATTCATGATATCTATGCCCATATTGAGAAAGCAGAATTGCCTCAGTTTGGTCAAACCTATTTATATGATGGTGAAACGGGAGATCGTTTTCACCAGCAAGCAACAGTAGGGGTGATTTACATGCTGAAACTTTCGCACATGGTGGATGATAAAATGCACGCACGTTCAATTGGTCCTTACTCATTGATTACACAGCAACCTCTTGGTGGTAAAGCACAGTTTGGAGGTCAGCGTTTTGGTGAGATGGAGGTTTGGGCTTTGGAAGCATTTGGTGCTGCAAACATCTTGCGTGAATTATTGACCATTAAATCAGATGATATCATCGGTCGTGCAAAAGCTTACGAAGCAATTGTAAAAGGAGATAATCTCCCTGAACCAAATATTCCTGAATCATTTAATGTATTGATCCACGAATTAAGAGGATTGGTATTGGATGTAAAATTTGAATAA